One Streptomyces sp. ML-6 genomic region harbors:
- the hrpA gene encoding ATP-dependent RNA helicase HrpA: MSTSFADLQSQLGEISLRDAHRLGRRLEGARRIRKPEARQSVLDEIAAEAAKAAERLSLRAARVPAVSYPDQLPVSQKKDEILEAIRDHQVVIVAGETGSGKTTQIPKICMELGRGVRGMIGHTQPRRIAARTVAERVADELRTPLGEAVGWKVRFTDQVNPDATFVKLMTDGILLAEIQTDRELRAYDTIIIDEAHERSLNIDFLLGYLARLLPRRPDLKVVITSATIDPERFARHFGDAPIVEVSGRTYPVEVRYRPLLEEEGEDSDRDQITAICDAVDELQTEGPGDILVFLSGEREIRDTADALNKRNLRHTEVLPLYARLSHAEQHRVFQRHTGRRIVLATNVAETSLTVPGIKYVIDPGTARISRYSHRTKVQRLPIERISQASANQRKGRCGRTSDGICIRLYSEDDFLTRPEFTDPEILRTNLASVILQMTAAGLGDIEKFPFIDPPDHRNIRDGIQLLQELGALDPEEKDPKKRLTQLGRKLSQLPVDPRLARMVIEAERNGCTREVMVIAAALSIQDPRERPAEKQTQADQQHARFKDETSDFLAFLNLWRYVREQQKERGSSSFRRMCKQEYLNFLRIREWQDIYTQLRTVAKQMGIALNEEDAPEQSVHTSLLAGLLSHIGLKDTEKNEYLGARSAKFAIFPGSALFKKQPRFVMSAELVETSRLWARVNARVEPEWIEPLAQHLLKRTYSEPHWEKDQAAVMAYERVTLYGVPIVAQRKINFGRIDPETSRDLFIRNALVEGDWRTHHQFFHDNRKLLGEVEELEHRARRRDILVDDETLFDFYDQRIPAHVVSGAHFDSWWKHKRRDEPDALDFERSMLINEKAGAVTKDDYPDSWRQGKLKFKVTYQFEPGADADGVTVHVPLQVLNQVTSEGFDWQIPGLREEVVTELIRSLPKPIRRHYVPAPNYAGRFLDRAVPLQEPLTVTLARELQQMVGVPVTADDFDLSRVPDHLKITFRIVDERRRKVAEDKDLEALRLRLRPKARQALSKAAAASAGPSGESVERSGLTDWTIGTLNKVFETRRAGQPVKAYPALVDQGDTVAVRLFDTEAEQQRAMRLGTRKLIMLNVPVNPAKFASDQLTNQQKLALSRNPHGSVQALFEDCATAAADRLIEAHGGPAWDEESFRKLYDKVRTDLVALTEHAVKQVQQVLAAWQSCERRLRATNSLVLVDNVTDVRDQLAALVPPGFVTKTGLRRLPDLMRYLVAADRRLQQMPTAAQRDTTRMEKIHEMQDEYAWLLEQLPQGRPVPQEVLEIRWMIEELRVSYFAHALGTAYPVSDKRIVKAIDAAAP, translated from the coding sequence ATGTCTACTTCCTTCGCCGATCTCCAGTCCCAGCTCGGAGAGATCTCGCTCCGCGACGCGCACCGGCTCGGCCGCCGTCTCGAAGGTGCCCGCCGCATCCGCAAGCCCGAGGCCCGGCAGTCCGTGCTGGACGAGATCGCCGCCGAGGCCGCCAAGGCGGCCGAGCGGCTCTCGCTGCGTGCCGCCCGGGTACCCGCCGTGTCCTACCCGGACCAGCTCCCGGTCAGCCAGAAGAAGGACGAGATCCTGGAGGCGATACGCGACCACCAGGTCGTGATCGTCGCCGGGGAGACCGGCTCCGGCAAGACCACGCAGATCCCCAAGATCTGCATGGAGCTGGGGCGCGGGGTCCGGGGCATGATCGGGCACACCCAGCCGCGCCGGATCGCGGCCCGTACGGTCGCCGAGCGCGTCGCCGACGAACTGAGGACGCCGCTGGGCGAGGCGGTCGGCTGGAAGGTCCGCTTCACCGACCAGGTGAACCCCGACGCGACGTTCGTGAAGCTGATGACGGACGGCATCCTGCTCGCCGAGATCCAGACGGACCGCGAGCTGCGCGCCTACGACACGATCATCATCGACGAGGCCCACGAGCGGTCGCTGAACATCGACTTCCTGCTCGGCTACCTGGCCAGGCTGCTGCCCAGGCGCCCGGACCTGAAGGTCGTCATCACCTCCGCGACGATCGACCCCGAACGGTTCGCGCGCCACTTCGGCGACGCCCCGATCGTCGAGGTCAGCGGGCGCACGTATCCGGTCGAGGTGCGTTACCGCCCCCTCCTCGAAGAGGAGGGGGAAGACTCCGACCGCGACCAGATCACCGCGATCTGCGACGCCGTCGACGAGCTCCAGACCGAGGGCCCCGGCGACATCCTGGTCTTCCTCTCCGGCGAGCGGGAGATCCGTGACACCGCGGACGCGCTGAACAAGCGCAACCTGCGCCACACCGAGGTGCTCCCCCTCTACGCCCGGCTCTCGCACGCCGAGCAGCACCGGGTCTTCCAGCGCCACACGGGCCGCCGCATCGTCCTGGCGACCAACGTCGCCGAGACCTCGCTGACCGTGCCCGGCATCAAGTACGTGATCGACCCGGGCACCGCCCGGATCTCCCGCTACAGCCACCGCACCAAGGTCCAGCGGCTGCCGATCGAGCGGATCTCGCAGGCCAGCGCCAACCAGCGCAAGGGCCGCTGCGGCCGTACGTCGGACGGCATCTGCATCCGGCTGTACTCCGAGGACGACTTCCTGACCCGTCCCGAGTTCACCGACCCCGAGATCCTGCGCACCAACCTCGCCTCCGTCATCCTCCAGATGACCGCGGCCGGCCTCGGCGACATCGAGAAGTTCCCCTTCATCGACCCGCCGGACCACCGCAACATCCGCGACGGCATCCAGCTCCTCCAGGAGCTGGGCGCGCTGGATCCGGAGGAGAAGGATCCGAAGAAACGGCTCACCCAGCTCGGCCGGAAGCTCTCGCAGCTGCCCGTCGACCCGCGGCTGGCCCGCATGGTGATCGAGGCCGAGCGCAACGGCTGCACCCGCGAGGTCATGGTGATCGCGGCGGCGCTCTCCATCCAGGACCCGCGCGAACGGCCCGCGGAGAAGCAGACCCAGGCCGATCAGCAGCACGCCCGGTTCAAGGACGAGACCTCCGACTTCCTGGCGTTCCTCAACCTGTGGCGGTACGTCCGCGAGCAGCAGAAGGAACGCGGCTCCTCCAGCTTCCGCCGGATGTGCAAGCAGGAGTACCTGAACTTCCTGCGCATCCGCGAATGGCAGGACATCTACACGCAGCTGCGCACCGTCGCCAAGCAGATGGGCATCGCCCTCAACGAGGAGGACGCGCCGGAGCAGTCGGTGCACACCTCGCTGCTGGCCGGGCTGCTGTCGCACATCGGGCTGAAGGACACCGAGAAGAACGAGTACCTGGGTGCCCGCAGCGCCAAGTTCGCGATCTTCCCCGGTTCGGCGCTCTTCAAGAAGCAGCCGCGGTTCGTGATGTCGGCCGAACTGGTCGAGACGTCCCGGCTGTGGGCCCGGGTCAACGCCAGGGTCGAACCGGAGTGGATCGAACCGCTGGCCCAGCACCTGCTCAAGCGCACCTACAGCGAGCCGCACTGGGAGAAGGACCAGGCGGCGGTGATGGCGTACGAGCGGGTCACGCTCTACGGAGTGCCGATCGTCGCCCAGCGCAAGATCAATTTCGGCCGGATCGACCCCGAGACCTCGCGCGACCTGTTCATCCGCAACGCCCTGGTCGAGGGCGACTGGCGGACCCACCACCAGTTCTTCCACGACAACCGCAAACTGCTCGGCGAGGTCGAGGAGCTGGAGCACCGCGCCCGGCGCCGCGACATCCTCGTGGACGACGAGACGCTCTTCGACTTCTACGACCAGCGCATCCCCGCCCACGTGGTCTCCGGGGCGCACTTCGACTCCTGGTGGAAGCACAAGCGCCGGGACGAGCCGGACGCGCTGGACTTCGAGCGCTCGATGCTCATCAACGAGAAGGCCGGGGCCGTCACCAAGGACGACTACCCGGACTCCTGGCGGCAGGGGAAGCTCAAGTTCAAGGTCACGTACCAGTTCGAGCCGGGGGCGGACGCCGACGGCGTGACCGTCCACGTCCCGCTCCAGGTGCTCAACCAGGTCACCTCCGAGGGCTTCGACTGGCAGATCCCCGGCCTGCGCGAGGAAGTGGTCACCGAGCTGATCCGCTCCCTGCCCAAGCCGATCCGCCGGCACTACGTCCCCGCGCCGAACTACGCGGGCCGGTTCCTCGACCGGGCCGTGCCCCTGCAGGAGCCGCTGACGGTCACGCTCGCCCGTGAGCTCCAGCAGATGGTCGGCGTCCCGGTCACGGCCGACGACTTCGACCTGAGCCGCGTCCCGGACCACCTGAAGATCACTTTCCGGATCGTCGACGAGCGGCGCCGCAAGGTGGCCGAGGACAAGGACCTGGAGGCGCTGCGGCTCCGGCTGCGCCCCAAGGCCCGCCAGGCCCTCTCCAAGGCCGCCGCGGCCAGTGCGGGCCCCTCGGGCGAGTCCGTCGAGCGCTCGGGCCTCACGGACTGGACGATCGGCACGCTGAACAAGGTCTTCGAGACCCGCCGGGCCGGCCAGCCGGTCAAGGCGTATCCCGCGCTGGTCGACCAGGGCGACACGGTCGCCGTGCGGCTCTTCGACACCGAGGCCGAGCAGCAGCGGGCGATGCGGCTCGGCACCCGGAAGCTGATCATGCTGAACGTGCCGGTGAACCCGGCGAAGTTCGCCTCGGACCAGCTGACGAACCAGCAGAAGCTGGCCCTGTCCCGCAATCCGCACGGCTCCGTCCAGGCGCTCTTCGAGGACTGCGCGACGGCCGCCGCCGACCGGCTGATCGAGGCGCACGGCGGCCCGGCCTGGGACGAGGAGTCGTTCCGGAAGCTGTACGACAAGGTGCGCACCGACCTGGTGGCGCTGACCGAGCACGCGGTCAAGCAGGTCCAGCAGGTGCTGGCCGCCTGGCAGTCCTGCGAGCGGCGCCTGAGGGCGACCAACAGCCTGGTCCTGGTCGACAACGTCACCGACGTCCGCGACCAGCTCGCCGCCCTCGTGCCGCCGGGCTTCGTCACGAAGACCGGGCTGCGCAGGCTGCCCGACCTGATGCGCTACCTGGTCGCCGCGGACCGCAGGCTCCAGCAGATGCCGACGGCCGCCCAGCGCGACACCACGCGCATGGAGAAGATCCACGAGATGCAGGACGAGTACGCCTGGCTGCTGGAGCAGCTGCCGCAGGGCAGGCCCGTCCCGCAGGAGGTCCTGGAGATCCGCTGGATGATCGAGGAGCTCCGGGTCAGCTACTTCGCCCATGCGCTGGGGACCGCCTACCCGGTCTCCGACAAGCGCATCGTTAAGGCGATCGACGCGGCGGCGCCGTGA
- a CDS encoding DsbA family protein: MSKSTPSRTPARTSRSRKPVLYGAGVVLAAALLGYASYRATAPDSTGSTTSSPAADVTAEADAGVYPELAKLARRDAGDKLAQGRADAPVVLIEYADFKCGYCGKFARDTEPVLVKKYVENGTLRIEWRNFPIFGAESEAAARAAWAAGQQGRFWQFHAAAYAEGAKEKGFGEDRLKELARQAGVADLARFARDTESSAASAAVGKDQEQGYGIGATSTPSFLINGRPIAGAQPLETFTEVIEAAAKEARRTEDAKGAKGGEGSGSGKGGAEDAK, from the coding sequence ATGTCCAAGTCCACGCCCTCCCGCACGCCCGCCCGCACCTCGCGGTCCAGGAAGCCGGTGCTCTACGGCGCCGGGGTCGTCCTGGCCGCCGCGCTGCTCGGCTACGCCTCCTACCGGGCCACCGCCCCCGATTCCACGGGTTCCACCACGTCCTCCCCGGCCGCCGACGTCACCGCCGAGGCGGACGCCGGGGTCTATCCGGAGCTGGCGAAGCTGGCCCGGCGCGACGCCGGCGACAAGCTCGCCCAGGGCCGGGCGGACGCCCCCGTGGTCCTCATCGAGTACGCCGACTTCAAGTGCGGCTACTGCGGCAAGTTCGCCCGCGACACCGAACCCGTCCTGGTGAAGAAGTACGTCGAGAACGGCACCCTGCGCATCGAGTGGCGCAACTTCCCGATCTTCGGCGCCGAGTCCGAGGCTGCCGCGCGCGCCGCGTGGGCCGCCGGCCAGCAGGGCCGTTTCTGGCAGTTCCACGCCGCCGCGTACGCGGAGGGGGCCAAGGAGAAGGGCTTCGGCGAGGACCGGCTGAAGGAGCTCGCCCGGCAGGCCGGGGTCGCGGACCTCGCCCGGTTCGCGCGCGACACGGAGAGCTCCGCCGCCTCGGCCGCGGTGGGCAAGGACCAGGAACAGGGGTACGGGATCGGCGCGACCTCCACCCCGTCGTTCCTGATCAACGGCCGCCCGATCGCCGGGGCCCAGCCCCTGGAGACCTTCACCGAGGTCATCGAGGCGGCGGCGAAGGAGGCCCGCAGGACCGAGGACGCCAAGGGCGCCAAGGGCGGCGAGGGCTCCGGGAGCGGCAAGGGCGGCGCGGAGGACGCGAAGTGA
- a CDS encoding cytochrome c biogenesis CcdA family protein produces MTADIGYFAAFLGGLLALVSPCSALLLPAFFAYSIDSASRLLARTGIFYAGLATTLVPLGAAGSYAGRLFYGHRDALVLGAGWLIIALGVAQIVGLGFASRRIAALSGRIRPTTALSVYALGAVYGLAGFCAGPILGSVLTVAAVSGSPVYGGLLLAVYALGMAIPLFLLALLWERFDLGRRTWLRGRTFRIGRFEAHTTSLLSGLFFIGLGALFLVFDGTTALPGLLDVDDSFAVEQWAQRMGERVPDGMALVAVVTVVLLFLAVRAWRGRTGVNSADREEA; encoded by the coding sequence GTGACGGCCGACATCGGCTACTTCGCCGCCTTCCTCGGCGGGCTGCTCGCCCTGGTCAGCCCGTGCAGCGCCCTCCTGCTGCCCGCCTTCTTCGCATACTCGATCGACTCGGCCTCGCGGCTCCTGGCCCGCACCGGCATCTTCTACGCCGGCCTGGCCACCACCCTGGTCCCGCTCGGCGCCGCGGGCTCGTACGCCGGACGGCTCTTCTACGGCCACCGCGACGCGCTCGTCCTCGGCGCGGGCTGGCTGATCATCGCGCTCGGCGTCGCCCAGATCGTGGGCCTGGGCTTCGCCTCGCGCCGGATCGCCGCCCTCAGCGGCCGGATCCGCCCCACCACCGCCCTGTCCGTCTACGCGCTGGGCGCCGTCTACGGGCTGGCCGGATTCTGCGCGGGCCCGATCCTCGGCAGCGTCCTCACCGTGGCGGCGGTCAGCGGCAGCCCGGTCTACGGCGGGCTGCTGCTCGCCGTGTACGCCCTGGGCATGGCGATCCCGCTCTTCCTGCTCGCCCTGCTCTGGGAACGCTTCGACCTGGGGCGCCGCACCTGGCTGCGCGGCCGGACCTTCAGGATCGGCCGTTTCGAGGCGCACACCACGAGCCTGCTGTCCGGGCTGTTCTTCATCGGCCTCGGCGCGCTGTTCCTGGTGTTCGACGGCACGACGGCGCTGCCCGGACTGCTGGACGTGGACGATTCCTTCGCCGTCGAGCAGTGGGCCCAGCGCATGGGCGAGCGCGTGCCGGACGGCATGGCGCTGGTCGCCGTGGTCACGGTGGTGCTGCTGTTCCTGGCGGTACGGGCGTGGCGCGGCCGTACCGGCGTGAACTCGGCCGACCGGGAAGAGGCCTGA
- a CDS encoding metallopeptidase family protein has protein sequence MLEMTREEFEELVAEALDLIPLEPARLMDNVAVFVEDEPDPSDPELLGLYEGTPLTERGEWYAGVLPDRITIYRGPTLRMRESREDVVAETEITVVHDIPSYTSSSEESPVQVSLAA, from the coding sequence GTGCTGGAGATGACGCGCGAAGAGTTCGAAGAGCTGGTCGCCGAGGCGCTGGACCTGATCCCGCTGGAGCCGGCGCGGCTGATGGACAACGTCGCGGTGTTCGTCGAGGACGAACCGGACCCGAGCGATCCGGAGCTGCTCGGGCTGTACGAGGGCACCCCGCTGACCGAGCGCGGGGAGTGGTACGCCGGGGTGCTGCCGGACCGGATCACCATCTACCGGGGGCCGACGCTCCGGATGCGCGAGTCCCGCGAGGACGTCGTCGCCGAGACCGAGATCACCGTCGTGCACGATATCCCGTCGTACACCTCTTCGAGTGAGGAATCCCCTGTTCAGGTGAGTCTCGCGGCTTGA
- a CDS encoding metallopeptidase family protein codes for MLEMTREAFEELVSDALDTIPPELTRIMDNVAVFVEDEPPADDPELLGLYEGTPLTERGEWYAGVLPDRISIYMGPTLRMCETPADVVDEVAVTVVHEIAHHFGIDDERLHELGWG; via the coding sequence GTGCTGGAGATGACGCGAGAAGCCTTCGAAGAGCTGGTGTCCGATGCCCTGGACACGATCCCGCCTGAGCTGACGCGGATCATGGACAACGTCGCCGTGTTCGTGGAGGACGAGCCCCCAGCGGACGATCCGGAGCTTCTGGGGCTCTACGAGGGGACTCCGCTCACGGAGCGGGGCGAGTGGTACGCCGGGGTGCTGCCGGACCGCATCTCGATCTACATGGGGCCGACGCTGCGGATGTGCGAGACCCCGGCAGACGTGGTGGACGAAGTTGCCGTGACCGTCGTCCATGAGATCGCCCACCACTTCGGCATCGACGACGAGCGGCTGCACGAACTGGGCTGGGGTTGA
- a CDS encoding class I SAM-dependent methyltransferase has translation MTDTRSAAWDTYSQSKPQRRKTNAKGETTWFNWTQHPDHGPGAEVLSLPSGGRVLDLGCGSGGNVAHLATLGMEAVGIDLSPAQLAKARDRWSDIEGMTLHRGDALTFLRGMAPFDAIYSVFGAAYFTDPAEMLPAVHATLKPGGVFAMSQRPAVEGCYGCQASYIPRGPDEEPAVVKRWDYEPDVWARTLKEHGYVDVSVSVIPPPVGSQRTGTLLVRGVRNS, from the coding sequence GTGACCGACACTCGTAGCGCTGCCTGGGACACCTACTCGCAGAGCAAGCCCCAGCGCCGGAAGACCAACGCCAAGGGCGAGACCACCTGGTTCAACTGGACCCAACACCCTGACCATGGACCGGGGGCCGAAGTGCTCTCTCTGCCGTCCGGAGGCAGGGTGCTGGACCTGGGGTGTGGATCCGGTGGCAACGTCGCTCATCTCGCCACTCTCGGCATGGAAGCCGTGGGAATCGACCTGTCGCCGGCGCAGTTGGCCAAGGCTCGCGATCGCTGGTCCGACATCGAAGGCATGACCCTGCACAGGGGAGACGCGCTCACCTTCCTGCGGGGGATGGCTCCCTTCGACGCGATCTACTCCGTCTTCGGGGCCGCCTACTTCACTGATCCTGCGGAGATGCTTCCCGCCGTCCACGCGACGCTCAAGCCCGGCGGGGTGTTCGCCATGTCCCAGCGGCCCGCCGTGGAGGGTTGCTACGGCTGTCAGGCGTCCTACATCCCACGGGGCCCCGACGAAGAACCGGCCGTCGTCAAGCGATGGGACTACGAGCCGGACGTGTGGGCCCGGACGCTAAAGGAGCACGGATACGTGGATGTCTCTGTGTCCGTGATCCCGCCCCCGGTCGGAAGCCAGCGCACGGGGACTCTGCTGGTTCGAGGAGTCAGAAACAGCTAG
- a CDS encoding recombinase family protein: MSPRSAFTRTVSSALRAILYLRISDLTDTSTSIPRQEKAGHSKADELGADVVKIFKDVDKSGYHAYVDRPDWDAALSMLRERLADVLIVFKVDRATRQGIPQASEIIRVVYETGCRFISVADGIDSQNEGWEIQLTLAAHQAHKESKNTSIRVADLRADERDEGRWMGSRPYGFVVTPERKLTPHPEESKIVSAVVAKLLDGQSLRSVAKWLNDQGHDSPRWAGRKLRIAQLEAKGEPIKAQKLREKPLKTPNSWSWPVVRQLVISPTLAGYLPHKGEVHRHSVTGEMVRVGKEIISFADHTRLRSMFGSRVPVHWTRDSTPGTKSKETGRAVTGLLSDYLGCAGCGSRMSYDTAFVRNGEVWPRYRCIRRHFSGRCPGVLIKGTHADALVTEAVITRLGALADDDPAVLAIAQRWADMKHPDRKARRSQLEALILEEEQFLDRLEDEKLKGLFRGSRGEARFKRRYDESNERLDAYERELNSLPTGKALDITFLRETDLFREAWEKWPLPERREIVGLVLERAWVLKARQTGVRPTMDRFRFWWVGEERPKDLTFSTTLAEANTQPEPK; this comes from the coding sequence GTGTCACCACGCTCGGCGTTCACACGCACCGTTTCATCAGCACTCAGGGCAATTCTCTACCTTCGGATATCAGACCTCACGGACACCTCGACCTCGATACCGCGCCAGGAGAAGGCAGGCCACTCGAAGGCAGACGAGCTGGGCGCCGATGTGGTGAAGATCTTCAAGGACGTGGACAAGTCCGGCTACCACGCGTACGTGGACCGCCCCGACTGGGACGCCGCCCTGTCCATGCTTCGCGAGCGCCTCGCGGACGTACTGATCGTCTTCAAGGTGGACCGAGCAACGCGCCAAGGCATCCCGCAGGCATCAGAGATCATCCGTGTCGTTTACGAGACCGGGTGCCGCTTCATCTCGGTAGCCGACGGTATCGACTCCCAGAACGAGGGCTGGGAGATCCAACTCACCCTTGCCGCCCATCAGGCCCACAAGGAGTCCAAGAACACGTCGATCCGGGTCGCGGACCTCCGGGCGGACGAACGCGACGAAGGCCGCTGGATGGGCAGTCGTCCATACGGCTTCGTCGTCACCCCGGAGCGGAAGCTCACCCCGCATCCGGAGGAGTCGAAGATCGTCAGCGCCGTGGTCGCCAAGCTCCTGGATGGTCAGTCCCTGCGTTCCGTGGCGAAGTGGCTGAACGATCAGGGCCACGACTCTCCGCGCTGGGCAGGCCGGAAGCTACGGATCGCTCAGCTTGAGGCCAAGGGCGAACCGATCAAGGCCCAGAAGCTCCGGGAGAAGCCGCTCAAGACGCCGAACTCATGGTCGTGGCCCGTCGTCCGGCAGCTTGTGATCTCACCCACCCTGGCGGGGTACCTGCCGCACAAGGGTGAGGTTCACCGTCACAGCGTGACCGGCGAGATGGTCCGGGTGGGCAAGGAGATCATCAGCTTCGCGGACCACACCCGCCTGCGATCGATGTTCGGCAGCCGTGTCCCGGTCCACTGGACCCGGGACTCCACGCCGGGCACGAAGTCCAAGGAGACCGGACGGGCTGTGACCGGACTTCTCTCGGACTACCTGGGCTGCGCCGGGTGCGGCTCCCGCATGTCGTACGACACGGCATTCGTCCGTAACGGAGAGGTCTGGCCACGCTACCGCTGCATCCGGCGTCACTTCAGCGGCCGATGCCCTGGCGTGCTGATCAAGGGTACTCACGCGGACGCCCTGGTGACCGAAGCGGTGATCACCCGTCTCGGGGCCCTTGCTGACGACGACCCGGCGGTCCTGGCCATCGCGCAGCGCTGGGCCGACATGAAGCACCCGGACCGCAAGGCCCGCCGCTCCCAGCTTGAGGCGTTGATCTTGGAGGAGGAGCAGTTTCTTGACCGTCTGGAGGACGAGAAACTGAAGGGCCTGTTTCGAGGCTCCCGTGGTGAGGCCCGCTTCAAGCGCCGCTACGACGAGAGCAACGAGAGGCTGGACGCCTACGAGCGGGAGTTGAACAGCCTCCCCACCGGGAAGGCGCTCGACATCACTTTCCTGCGGGAGACGGACCTCTTCCGCGAGGCGTGGGAGAAGTGGCCCCTTCCTGAGCGTCGAGAGATCGTCGGTCTCGTGCTGGAGCGGGCTTGGGTGCTCAAGGCCCGCCAGACCGGGGTCCGCCCGACGATGGACCGCTTCCGCTTCTGGTGGGTCGGAGAAGAGCGCCCGAAGGACCTGACCTTCTCCACAACGCTCGCGGAGGCCAACACCCAGCCTGAGCCCAAGTAA